The Alnus glutinosa chromosome 8, dhAlnGlut1.1, whole genome shotgun sequence DNA segment ttttttttttttttttacttttcactttttcatacaattttttttctttcacttttccatCCATCCCCAGGTGACAGGAAATGGTACTGTGCAGATCCtggaatatatgaatatatctCTGTATTAACAgaagaaaattacatcaaatttcttaagaaaaaaCGACTTTTTAGGACTCTATTTGTGGCAATTTTGTtattggagagagagaagaaaaaacctACAGTAAATCAAATAACAGATACTTTTTTCTTCATCATCCACCTCTTTTTGGCATTTTCCATTGCATACTCCTTCATCCTCAAGAGTTCAACGAAGCATTGGTGATACTGCGTATTAATTGCATCCAGCTCCAGCTTTAGCTCATCATGCTGCTTTTTTTCTGCCAGAGATAGAGAACATACGCTCGACAAGCCAGAGTTCTCTGCAGGCTCATTAATCAAAATAGATTCACCAACATTAGCTTCATCACTCTTCTCCGTATGCCCACCATGATCATAAGCCCCATACCCATTTGAACCTTTATAGCATTCATCAAGACTAGAACAATCAGACTCTAAAGCGTTGTCATTAACAGCATCTGAGGCCATTGAGGCACCATACTCGGCTGATATGTCTGAAAAGGTTGATTCTTGATCGTCTTCATCTTCTACACCGGCCATTTGTGCTAGAACATGGTGCTCAATAACTGCCTTGGCAAGAGCCTCTACTAACCCTAAATTCCCACCTATATGAAGTGCAGGAGAATTACCAACTGAACAGTTTGCTTCATATGAACGATTCTCGACTAAAGATTTCCATCTTGGTACAAGCTTGGCAATCAAGTTGTCGATTAACTCGGCAATGACAGCCACATCTTCTTTTGACAAATCAAGTTGTTCAACCATCTCCTCAGCTATTGAAATTGCAGTATCAGAATCAAGATAAACTGCAAAATGGATGTTTCTCACCTGAcctgttaaaacaaaaacaatatatagtTAGCacttgaagaaaagaaagaaatctgaTTCTACAATACATTTGCTTACCACAGAGATCAGCGATGCGAAGAGTCAATGAAATCGTATTGTCATCGATTTTCTCCCCTTTTAACCTAAACTCATTATTCGCAGTAAACCTCTGAAATTCTAGAGTTGAAGAGTTAGAAGTTCCATTGATGGTTTTTGTACTAGAGCCAGCAGAAAGCATCTTGCAGTTAGAGTCTATGTCCATGGCATGAGATTCAAGCTGTAGTGGGTTCACCAATACGGGCAAATTATTGGATAACCACAGGGAATCACAAATGAGATCCTTCGAATTTCCAGTTGCAAGGAATGGATCTTTCAGGAGCTCCATTGCTGTTAATCTCATAGATGCTGGAACCAGACACTTCTCTATGAACTGCTTAACTTGGGGGTCATTCACTTTACCCAGGGAAGCAGGCTTTATGCCCTGCAGGAAAGGAATTTCAAGAGAAATATTACAACAACCTTTTATGAAGCAAAGCACGAATGATATATACTGTAGGAGGTCGCCAACTTACAGTAGTAACCTTCTTGTATATTTGAGCTGGATTTTTGCATTCACCATATGGATATTCACAGGTAACCATTTCTAACATGCACATGCCAAAAGAATATATGTCGACAAGATTATTATATTCCTCTTCATAAAGCTCTGGTGCCATGAACTCAGGAGTGCCTAtgcaaaaaacaaatgaaaaacaaaCTTCAATTAAGAAGGTTAAATCAAAATCATAACACTTTTGGAGAAAGGGATGTAAATACCAATAACGCTTCGGGCAATAGGCTGCTGCATGACAGTTGCCAATCCAAGATCTCCAATTTTAACTTCTCCATTGTTCCCATTAACGAATATATTGTCGCATTTCAGGTCTCGATGGATGATCGGAGGATTGTGGCCGTGCAGATAGCTTAAACCTTGAAGAATCTGCCTTGCCCAGTTCTTGATGGCCTTCATATCAACATTCATATGCTTCTTACGATATCTAAAACCCAATAAAACCATGAATGCCATAAATGAGCATTGAAggcagaaaatgaaaaaaaaaaaacaaaacaaaacaaaaaagtacaCAGTCAATGGAACTCACTGCCTCAAACTCCCAGATGTGAACAACTCTGTTATCAGGTTGATAGTCTTGTTCTTATCGTCTACCCAGGAATTATAGAACTTGATAATATTTCCATGTTTCAAAGATTTCAGCAGATGAACCTCTGAATATAACCTTTCCAGCTGTTCCGGTGACTGCAATACATCCTCAATGCTCACTTGGTTCCAAGCAACTTCTATTCCATCAATTTCATCAAATGCCttgtatctatatataaaaacgGAGCCAAAAGaagacaaattcaaataaacaaaaaaattgtctaTTTTAAACAACTATCAACGTAAGAAACTAACTACTAAAACCATCAAGAAGAGAATTAAATAAGATAGGTCTAAGAACCATACACAGTCTTAAATGCTCCTCTCCCCAACATTTGATCATACTGAAAGAATAAAACCAAAAGATATGAAGATTATATCACTAAATCCAATAATATAAACAACTCGACTCAACAACAAAGCAAGCAAGATATTGAAAATGTTTGAGACCGTTTAAATCACAAAACTACACTACGGAATAACTATAATCCTGCTCAACATTCAAATTTTCATCAAACATATTTAAAATCCATCGAATTGGACTTcccaaatcaaaattttcaatctatTCATGTTCATTTGATACAGGCTACCAGCAAGAGACAAATTACTACCTTTATCTACCAAAGagttaaagagaaatgatatcaAAAGctaaaatttcaattaaattgtcAGCAGCCAAGCGAGGGCAATCACTGACAAATGCAAGCATAAAGATTtcgaaaataaaaatctctggcttgaaaatgattatttaattgaaatgactCATCACAAATCGGAAAATCTTAATgcaaattatttaaaacataatCCACTTAATTAACCTAACGAATAATTTGTCAAATTTGCGATGATTTCCCATTACTGGAAATCGAAACaacatctttttttaaaaaaaaaaaaaaaaaaaaaaaaactataattctatattcttttctttgccTTTAATTTTCTAGGGAAACAAACAGATAATGAATTCAAATC contains these protein-coding regions:
- the LOC133875028 gene encoding serine/threonine-protein kinase WNK8-like isoform X2, with amino-acid sequence MGFGEGRHSQAEDGEVVEKDPTGRYLRYDQMLGRGAFKTVYKAFDEIDGIEVAWNQVSIEDVLQSPEQLERLYSEVHLLKSLKHGNIIKFYNSWVDDKNKTINLITELFTSGSLRQYRKKHMNVDMKAIKNWARQILQGLSYLHGHNPPIIHRDLKCDNIFVNGNNGEVKIGDLGLATVMQQPIARSVIGTPEFMAPELYEEEYNNLVDIYSFGMCMLEMVTCEYPYGECKNPAQIYKKVTTGIKPASLGKVNDPQVKQFIEKCLVPASMRLTAMELLKDPFLATGNSKDLICDSLWLSNNLPVLVNPLQLESHAMDIDSNCKMLSAGSSTKTINGTSNSSTLEFQRFTANNEFRLKGEKIDDNTISLTLRIADLCGQVRNIHFAVYLDSDTAISIAEEMVEQLDLSKEDVAVIAELIDNLIAKLVPRWKSLVENRSYEANCSVGNSPALHIGGNLGLVEALAKAVIEHHVLAQMAGVEDEDDQESTFSDISAEYGASMASDAVNDNALESDCSSLDECYKGSNGYGAYDHGGHTEKSDEANVGESILINEPAENSGLSSVCSLSLAEKKQHDELKLELDAINTQYHQCFVELLRMKEYAMENAKKRWMMKKKVSVI
- the LOC133875028 gene encoding serine/threonine-protein kinase WNK8-like isoform X1, with protein sequence MGWRVKPSRKSLFFFFVFLGSESSCFNRVCNFFALNFGFFVTVGGFAVVLKQWVLVRVGIPRLRMVRLWRKIQPDDTYGYKAFDEIDGIEVAWNQVSIEDVLQSPEQLERLYSEVHLLKSLKHGNIIKFYNSWVDDKNKTINLITELFTSGSLRQYRKKHMNVDMKAIKNWARQILQGLSYLHGHNPPIIHRDLKCDNIFVNGNNGEVKIGDLGLATVMQQPIARSVIGTPEFMAPELYEEEYNNLVDIYSFGMCMLEMVTCEYPYGECKNPAQIYKKVTTGIKPASLGKVNDPQVKQFIEKCLVPASMRLTAMELLKDPFLATGNSKDLICDSLWLSNNLPVLVNPLQLESHAMDIDSNCKMLSAGSSTKTINGTSNSSTLEFQRFTANNEFRLKGEKIDDNTISLTLRIADLCGQVRNIHFAVYLDSDTAISIAEEMVEQLDLSKEDVAVIAELIDNLIAKLVPRWKSLVENRSYEANCSVGNSPALHIGGNLGLVEALAKAVIEHHVLAQMAGVEDEDDQESTFSDISAEYGASMASDAVNDNALESDCSSLDECYKGSNGYGAYDHGGHTEKSDEANVGESILINEPAENSGLSSVCSLSLAEKKQHDELKLELDAINTQYHQCFVELLRMKEYAMENAKKRWMMKKKVSVI